A segment of the Chitinophagales bacterium genome:
ATTTAGATAAATGGGATTAGAATTGAATTGAGAAAAATGCACATCCTGGGCGTACAATGTACTTCCAAATAGGAAAGTGGCAAGGATTAGCGATAGTTTACAGAGTTTGGTCATGGTTCTGTGTTTACTTTAATAAGGTTACATTACCTGTCTTCAGTATGGTTTCTCCATTGTAACAGACAGCTTCAACTGTATATACGTAAACGCCCTGATTATGTTTCTTACCATTTGAGCTTAAGCCATCCCATCCGGTATTTTCATTTTCCGTTTCAAAAACCAGTTTTCCCCAGCGATCAAATACTCTAAAATAATTCACTGCTCTTGCCCCATAACGCCTGGCATACAACACATCATTTCTTCCATCTTCATTGGGTGTGAAAGTATTTGGTACAAACACGATGTCTTCTTCACACTTATCAAAAACTTCTACATTCACTTCCTTTTGATTAATGCAACCAAAAGTATCAACTACTGTGACTGTATAAACAGTACTTTGATCAGGAAAAGCTCTTGTCAATAAACAATCAGAACAAGTTAAACTGTCAGAAGGGTTCCAATAAAGTGTATCATAAAATGTTTCGGTAAACGCTTCAATTTCAACACTTGTACCCCTTAAAACCTCTCTGTCTCCAGCAACTTCCAAATCAGGGGTGGGAATTACGGTAATTGATACACTGTCTCTACCAATAGGACAAACACCATTCACCAAATTGGCCACGTAAACAACGTCCTGCTCTGGAGTTACAATTGGATTAAAAGATGAAGCGTCATCTATGAAGATGGGTGGTGTCCAGAAAACTTCAACAGCTCCACCGGCACGCAAGGAAGTACTTTGGCCAAAACAAATCAATGTATCTTGTTCTGCAAAAGGTTGAGTAGGATGATCTACAATTACTGTAGTACTTATAGAATCACTACAACCAATGGCATCCGTAACAAATAAGTCTATGCGGTATTCACCAGAATCAGTAAACAGGTAATTGAAACTACTGTCAGTAAAGGTAAGTGGATTTGGCTCCTGATCGTCATAAACAGTCCAATTCCAATCAACTATAGGAATATCTGAAGTTTCAGTACCATCAGCAATTAAAGTAGTATCCCCAAGACAGGTTCTGTCAGCAATTATATTCATATCGAACAAATTGACAATTACCCTTACACTGTCAAAATTTCTGCAATTATTGGAATCAATTGCAGTTACAAAAAAAGTAGTTGATTCCTGAGGAAATGCCAGTGGATCAGCAATTAAACCACTGTTCAGATGAGTCCTCGGGTTCCAAGTATATATATCGGCACTTCCGCTAGCCTGAAGCTGCACAGTATCCCCCAGGCAAATGGCTGTATCCGGGTATGGTTGAACAGTCAAATTAGGCCGGGGCAATACTTCAATGGTAATAGAATCCAAAGTCTGACAACCAACTGAATCAGTAGTGAGTAATGTATAGAGCGTGGTATCCTGTGGATAAGCCAGTGGCATAGCAATTGTGCTGTCATTAAGTCGTGTGCCCGGAGTCCATTCATAAGATGCGTACCCTGGTGTTCCCAGCAAGGTCATGGTATCGCCCAAACAAAGTTGAACTGTATCTGCATCATTGATGCCTTGCGGTGTTGGGTGTACTGTTACATTTTTTTGCATAGTATCGCTACAAGCATTTGCATCTGTCACAACCAATGTAATCGTGTAAGTGCCAACATCATTGTAAATCACCGGAGGCGGGTTTTGTCCATTAAAAGTCCCAGGGTCGTCAAAATCCCAAAACCAATCAACAATAGGTGCATCTCCGGAGATAGAGGCATCTGTAAATACTGTCAGAAGCGTATCACAGCCCAGTGTATCAGAAATTGTAAAATCGGCCTCAGGCTTATCCCATACAAAAATATCCCGCTCAAAAATATCTGAGCAACCAAACGCATTGACAGCTATTAATGAAACCGTGTACAAGCCTCCTGAACTGTAATTATGAACAGGATTCTGCACCGTATCTTCATTTCCATCACCAAAATCCCAGTACCATTCTACAAAATCATTGTTGATTACTGCAAATGAGCTGTCGTTAAATTGAAGCGGCTCAAGTCGGCAAACCGAATCAAGATCTGCCGTAAAGTATGCAGTAACTGAATCTACCAACAAGGTATCATTAGAGTAAAGTGTATAGGTACAAGTTGGTTGTTGTGTATCCCTTAGTACTACTGCCGGCACAAAAATACCGGGGTTTAAATAACAATGATCAACACTGTCTCCTGCCGATTCCTGGTTGCCATCGCCATAAATCCAGATATGACTGACTGCCCCTGTACTGTTGGCTTTAAGCCCAACACACAAAGGTGCGCAACCGGTATCCGAAGTCAACTCCACACTACCTACAGCACCCCCGATATTTATCATATTTGAAAAACCAAGACTATCAAAACACCCATTGGTAAATTCTATGTTTAGACGTACATTGAACAAGCCAGCTTGCGTGTATATATGGGAGGGATTTAATCTTCTGGAAAAAGAGCCATCTCCAAAGTCCCACAAAACAGAAGCGATTGAAAGCGTATCATAAACAGTGAGATTGGTAAAATTAACGAGATGTGGGGGGCAATAACGAAAGGTATCATCAGCCATAAAATCAATATCCGGGTTTCCAACTCTTAAAATGCTGTCTTTGGAAATTGAATCCTGACAGCCATAAGTGTCTGTAATTATTAATGAAACACTATAAATACCCGTATCAGAATAGGCATATTGGGGATTTCTCAACCTTGAAGTATCTCCAGGTACATCATCCCCGAAATCCCAAAAATAGTTCAGGCCGGTTCCGGTAGAACGGTTGTTAAATTGAACTGGCTGCCCTTCACAATAAAGATTAAAGTCTAAATCAAAATTAGCTATTGGATTGCTGATGTCAACAAAATCTTCCTGCATGATTGAATCGGTACAGCCCAAGTCATTGGTTACCACAAGAGCCACATCATAACGTCCTGGATCAGGATAAGTATGTGAAATAGGGTTTGGAGGAGGATTTCCCGGAATGCTGTAAGTAACTGAATTCGTATCTCCAAAATGCCAGGTCCATTCAATGATATTACTTCCGGTAAAACTCACCGACTGATCAATAAAATTAATTGTATTTGGTGCTGTAGAATCAAAGCAGGAAAAGCTTTGCTGTGCATCGAAATCCGCTGTAATGTCTGAAATAGTAACAAATGCATTTTTAGTTTCCGTTATCTGGCAACCGTTTTGATCTGTAACAGTTAATGTGACCGTATAGATCCCCGGATCATCATATCTGTGATTGGGATTGCGTGCAGTGGAAGTATTTCTGTTTCCGGACGCGGGATCACCAAAATTCCAGGCATAAGTTAAGCCCGTCCCACTTTGATTACTAAAATTCACTACATATGAGGCACATCCTGTCGCATTATTTGAGGTAAAATCCACCGGCTGTGTAGTGATGTTTACTGTATATTGCTGATCATCTGTACAACCTGTATTTACATCAGTTACAGTCAGTGTTACATTGTAATTACCTGTCCCGGAAAAGGTATGCGAAACATTCTGTCCACTTGCTGTAGCTCCACCATCATCAAAATCCCAGTCAAAGTTGGTTCCACCCTCAGAAGTACTGGTAAAATTGATTCCACCAGTCACGTTACAGTCAGCTTCATACTCAAAATCCGCCAGGGGATCCAAGACAGTAATGGCCATAGAAGAATCAGAAAAACAGCCATTATTGCCAACCCGCAATGTCAGGATATAATTGCCCGGTTCTTCATAGGAGTGGCTTGGCTCATTGGGGTCGTTACTTACATCTCCATCTCCAAAATCCCATTCAGTAGAAGTAATATTGCCCGATGAATTGTTTGTCAATGTAATTAGCTCATCTACACAAACACTATCGGGCACTGCATTAAAAGCTGCAAATGCCGGGGTTCCAGTACTGATCGGCATAGAAAAATCACCCACACAGCCACTTTGCGTCTCAATAGTAAGGGTGACATTGAATGTTCCAATATCATTAAAGGTATGCGATGGGTTCTGCTGGTTTGAAATATTGGCAGCACCTGAACCAGGATCATCAAAATTCCATGAATAATCAATAATAGGGTCATTGGATGTGCTGTTGTCGGTAAATTGCACACTTAGCGGCACACAACCCAAATTGGTATCTACATCAAAGCTTACAACTGTCGGTTCAATTGAAATATAATTGTTGATCGAAACAGTATTGATACAACCCCGGTCATCCTCAACCGTAAGCGAAACAGTATAATCTCCCGGATCGGTGTATATATGTGTGGGATTGGCCTGTGTTGAAGTTTCATTATCCCCGAAATCCCATTCATAGGATTGAACATTTGCTGACGCAGTACTGCTGAAATCTACTTCAAATGGAGCCTTACAGCTTTGGGTAACATTGCTGCTGAAGCTCACCTGTGGTAAATCATAAATCAATACACTGTCGTTGAGTGAAAAAGTATCACTACAACCAAAATTATCTGTAATAGTAACTGTAGTAGTATATAGCCCTCCATCGGTGTAAGTATGGGTTGGGTCGGTTTGTGTGGAGGTATTGTTATCACCAAAATCCCAGGATGTACTCACGATATTGCCCGCATTGAGCTGATGATCACCGGTAAAATCAATGGGGGTACCGGCACAAACAGAATCCGGTGAGAAACTGTAACCAGCCTGGATACTTTGCGCCCTGATGTAATTGTTTCTTTGA
Coding sequences within it:
- a CDS encoding PKD domain-containing protein, yielding MMLRIVFFIVLSYLPLCLFGQGLVAYFTMGDFGSNNISSGCAPLVIEFTDSSTINGNPLPYSSVNNGDAFNSHTWDFGFGSSSSVQNPSIVYSSADTFNITLTVTHNGTDYDTFSRELIVHPRPVVDFSADFQAGCDSLQVQFTNLSTSGDLNITDCTWDFGDGVVSTDCNPSHLFILDPQTGQNCFNITLIVTNSEGCTNSLTRNNYICIDPPPVADFEVDNQLLCDTPYTAQFTDLSSGSNGLSYFWIFGGGQGAQTSTQQNPTNIFPSTGLYNIRLTVTDTVCGESVSIQRNNYIRAQSIQAGYSFSPDSVCAGTPIDFTGDHQLNAGNIVSTSWDFGDNNTSTQTDPTHTYTDGGLYTTTVTITDNFGCSDTFSLNDSVLIYDLPQVSFSSNVTQSCKAPFEVDFSSTASANVQSYEWDFGDNETSTQANPTHIYTDPGDYTVSLTVEDDRGCINTVSINNYISIEPTVVSFDVDTNLGCVPLSVQFTDNSTSNDPIIDYSWNFDDPGSGAANISNQQNPSHTFNDIGTFNVTLTIETQSGCVGDFSMPISTGTPAFAAFNAVPDSVCVDELITLTNNSSGNITSTEWDFGDGDVSNDPNEPSHSYEEPGNYILTLRVGNNGCFSDSSMAITVLDPLADFEYEADCNVTGGINFTSTSEGGTNFDWDFDDGGATASGQNVSHTFSGTGNYNVTLTVTDVNTGCTDDQQYTVNITTQPVDFTSNNATGCASYVVNFSNQSGTGLTYAWNFGDPASGNRNTSTARNPNHRYDDPGIYTVTLTVTDQNGCQITETKNAFVTISDITADFDAQQSFSCFDSTAPNTINFIDQSVSFTGSNIIEWTWHFGDTNSVTYSIPGNPPPNPISHTYPDPGRYDVALVVTNDLGCTDSIMQEDFVDISNPIANFDLDFNLYCEGQPVQFNNRSTGTGLNYFWDFGDDVPGDTSRLRNPQYAYSDTGIYSVSLIITDTYGCQDSISKDSILRVGNPDIDFMADDTFRYCPPHLVNFTNLTVYDTLSIASVLWDFGDGSFSRRLNPSHIYTQAGLFNVRLNIEFTNGCFDSLGFSNMINIGGAVGSVELTSDTGCAPLCVGLKANSTGAVSHIWIYGDGNQESAGDSVDHCYLNPGIFVPAVVLRDTQQPTCTYTLYSNDTLLVDSVTAYFTADLDSVCRLEPLQFNDSSFAVINNDFVEWYWDFGDGNEDTVQNPVHNYSSGGLYTVSLIAVNAFGCSDIFERDIFVWDKPEADFTISDTLGCDTLLTVFTDASISGDAPIVDWFWDFDDPGTFNGQNPPPVIYNDVGTYTITLVVTDANACSDTMQKNVTVHPTPQGINDADTVQLCLGDTMTLLGTPGYASYEWTPGTRLNDSTIAMPLAYPQDTTLYTLLTTDSVGCQTLDSITIEVLPRPNLTVQPYPDTAICLGDTVQLQASGSADIYTWNPRTHLNSGLIADPLAFPQESTTFFVTAIDSNNCRNFDSVRVIVNLFDMNIIADRTCLGDTTLIADGTETSDIPIVDWNWTVYDDQEPNPLTFTDSSFNYLFTDSGEYRIDLFVTDAIGCSDSISTTVIVDHPTQPFAEQDTLICFGQSTSLRAGGAVEVFWTPPIFIDDASSFNPIVTPEQDVVYVANLVNGVCPIGRDSVSITVIPTPDLEVAGDREVLRGTSVEIEAFTETFYDTLYWNPSDSLTCSDCLLTRAFPDQSTVYTVTVVDTFGCINQKEVNVEVFDKCEEDIVFVPNTFTPNEDGRNDVLYARRYGARAVNYFRVFDRWGKLVFETENENTGWDGLSSNGKKHNQGVYVYTVEAVCYNGETILKTGNVTLLK